The Apium graveolens cultivar Ventura chromosome 11, ASM990537v1, whole genome shotgun sequence genome has a window encoding:
- the LOC141696081 gene encoding secreted RxLR effector protein 161-like: MDTPVSKGDKISLKQCPKNELEIREMQRIPYASAVGSLMYAQVCTQPDITFIVGMLGRYLSNPGMEQSKAVKRVLRYLKKTKDYMLTYRKSDHLEIIAYSDSSFEGYKNERKSTSVYVYLLAGGAISWRSAKQTLIASSTMAAEYITCFVASNQDLWLRNFVTSLHILDGIERPLKIFCDNKSAVEYSNNNRSTTEAKHIDIKFLTVKERFRVDRFR, from the coding sequence ATGGATACACCCGTGTCTAAGGGAGATAAAATTAGTCTCAAACAGTGTCCCAAGAATGAACTTGAGATAAGGGAAATGCAAAGGATACCATATGCATCGGCAGTGGGAAGCCTAATGTATGCTCAAGTTTGTACTCAACCTGACATAACATTCATTGTTGGAATGTTGGGAAGATATCTGAGTAATCCGGGAATGGAGCAATCGAAAGCAGTGAAACGAGTCTTACGATatttgaagaaaacaaaagacTATATGCTCACATACAGGAAATCAGATCATCTAGAAATTATTGCATATTCAGATTCTAGCTTTGAAGGAtacaaaaatgaaagaaaatctACTTCGGTCTATGTTTATCTATTGGCTGGTGGAGCGATTTCTTGGAGGTCTGCCAAACAGACGCTCATAGCTTCATCCACCATGGCTGCAGAATATATAACATGTTTTGTGGCATCCAATCAAGATTTATGGCTGCGAAACTTTGTCACTAGTTTGCATATCCTTGATGGTATTGAAAGACCATTAAAGATATTTTGTGATAATAAATCAGCAGTGGAGTATTCAAACAACAATAGGAGCACTACTGAAGCAAAACATATAGATATTAAGTTCCTAACTGTTAAAGAAAGATTCAGAGTGGACAGATTTCGATAG